The proteins below are encoded in one region of Thermodesulfobacteriota bacterium:
- the nuoH gene encoding NADH-quinone oxidoreductase subunit NuoH: protein MIWADLGFTIVKILLVFFVVLTLVAYLTLAERRVSAFIQDRLGPNRVGPFGFLQPLADGVKFIFKEDIIPKDASKYIYIAAPAFSLVTALIALAVVPIGRGFETTLFGLLSEPLFVKFQIADLNVGVLYILAIGSLGVYGVVLGGWASNSKYSFLGGLRAAAQMVSYELALGVSILGIIMWTGSMRLSDIIEAQQHYWFVFPQILGFIVFLAAVFAETNRLPFDMPEAEPEIVAGYHTEYSSMKFAMFFMAEYTHMIVMSCLIVALFFGGWYPLPFGGWFGIDIDTHWYLPPLVFVGKVLTFLFFFIWVRFTLPRFRYDQVMSLGWKVLFPIAILNLVVIAVAILVMQHYGVLGF from the coding sequence ATGATTTGGGCAGATTTAGGATTCACGATTGTAAAAATCTTGTTGGTATTCTTTGTAGTACTAACACTTGTTGCCTATCTTACACTTGCTGAGAGGCGCGTGAGCGCGTTTATTCAAGACAGATTAGGCCCTAACAGAGTTGGGCCTTTTGGGTTTCTTCAGCCACTTGCAGACGGCGTAAAGTTCATATTTAAAGAAGACATCATTCCTAAAGACGCCAGCAAATATATCTATATAGCCGCGCCTGCATTCTCACTCGTAACTGCGTTAATTGCTCTAGCTGTTGTTCCCATTGGAAGAGGCTTTGAAACTACTTTATTTGGACTTTTGTCCGAACCATTATTTGTGAAATTCCAGATCGCTGATTTAAACGTAGGAGTTTTATATATTTTAGCTATCGGCTCGCTTGGAGTATACGGAGTTGTACTGGGAGGCTGGGCATCTAATAGTAAGTATTCGTTTTTAGGCGGTCTTAGAGCTGCTGCACAAATGGTGAGCTACGAGCTTGCCCTGGGAGTTTCCATACTTGGCATCATCATGTGGACAGGCTCAATGAGGCTTTCTGATATAATCGAAGCACAGCAGCACTACTGGTTTGTATTTCCTCAGATACTTGGCTTCATAGTATTTCTTGCCGCAGTTTTTGCTGAGACAAACAGGCTTCCATTCGATATGCCTGAGGCAGAGCCAGAGATCGTGGCCGGTTATCACACGGAGTACAGCAGCATGAAGTTCGCAATGTTCTTTATGGCTGAGTACACGCACATGATCGTGATGTCTTGTCTAATAGTAGCCCTTTTCTTTGGAGGCTGGTATCCGCTTCCGTTTGGCGGCTGGTTTGGAATTGATATAGATACTCATTGGTATCTGCCGCCGCTGGTATTTGTAGGCAAAGTGCTCACGTTCTTATTCTTTTTTATATGGGTGCGTTTTACACTTCCCCGCTTTCGTTATGATCAAGTTATGTCGCTTGGATGGAAAGTACTCTTCCCTATTGCCATCTTAAACCTTGTGGTAATAGCCGTTGCAATCCTTGTGATGCAGCACTACGGTGTTTTAGGTTTCTAA
- a CDS encoding 2Fe-2S iron-sulfur cluster-binding protein codes for MPKLTIDGKEIEVEDGLNIIQAASRMGVDIPHFCYHPALSVVAQCRQCLVEVEGVPKVMPACNTYVRDGLIVKTDSERAVKARKATLEFTLINHPLDCPICDKGGECPLQLTTVEHGPGYSRFEGPEEKKVRQKY; via the coding sequence ATGCCAAAACTTACAATTGATGGAAAAGAAATTGAAGTCGAAGACGGCCTTAATATAATCCAGGCGGCGTCCAGAATGGGTGTGGATATACCCCATTTTTGCTATCACCCTGCACTTAGCGTTGTGGCCCAGTGCCGCCAATGTTTGGTCGAGGTTGAAGGCGTTCCTAAAGTTATGCCTGCCTGTAACACCTATGTAAGAGACGGGCTCATAGTTAAAACCGACTCTGAGAGAGCAGTAAAGGCTAGAAAGGCAACACTTGAATTCACACTTATAAACCATCCGCTGGACTGCCCAATTTGCGATAAAGGCGGAGAGTGTCCGCTCCAGCTAACTACGGTTGAGCATGGACCAGGCTATAGCAGGTTTGAGGGGCCTGAAGAAAAGAAAGTAAGACAGAAATACTAA
- a CDS encoding molybdopterin-dependent oxidoreductase encodes MCTRCVRFTDEVTKTGELGYSGRGFRKKIVVFPGKELNNDLAGNVTDLCPVGALLNKDTLHEERVWYWKFTDTVCSLCSNGCNITVGVDPRKGKVSRVRPRVNMDVNEHWICDHGRYDFKEIQDSETRLKDPIVREGEGFKLTTWDKAIEHVGSEIAKMKESFPQAIAFLGSASLTNEELFVLKKLADLGNSSKVVGNIGLINKPKSFGLLSTDPYPNSTGVKDMGLPYGSGQVHELIEAIEQGWIKVLYVAGLDLFDAVVEDDKERLTRALSKLNLLVVQDYKLTETLRLAHVILPGVSSYEKDGTFTNDRGRVQRIRKAIDPPGTAKPDWEILSLVGQVLQRESFSYDDPSEIMVDIAKDFSSYQGINYDNIGRLGVTRAN; translated from the coding sequence ATGTGCACTAGGTGCGTGAGGTTCACGGACGAAGTCACCAAGACAGGAGAGCTTGGCTACAGCGGAAGAGGATTTAGGAAAAAGATTGTAGTCTTTCCTGGAAAAGAACTTAATAACGATCTGGCCGGCAACGTAACCGATCTGTGCCCTGTAGGAGCGCTTTTAAACAAAGATACACTTCACGAAGAGAGAGTTTGGTACTGGAAGTTCACTGACACTGTGTGCTCACTTTGCAGCAACGGATGCAACATAACCGTTGGTGTTGATCCAAGGAAGGGAAAGGTTTCAAGAGTAAGGCCGCGAGTTAACATGGACGTTAATGAGCACTGGATTTGTGACCACGGGCGCTACGACTTTAAAGAGATCCAGGATTCTGAAACAAGGCTAAAAGATCCGATCGTAAGAGAAGGAGAAGGCTTTAAACTTACAACATGGGATAAGGCAATTGAGCATGTAGGATCTGAGATAGCGAAAATGAAAGAGAGCTTTCCCCAAGCAATTGCTTTTCTTGGATCAGCCTCACTAACAAATGAAGAACTCTTTGTGCTTAAGAAACTTGCAGACCTTGGCAATAGTAGCAAAGTAGTAGGTAATATTGGATTAATAAATAAACCCAAGAGCTTTGGGCTTTTAAGCACCGATCCTTACCCTAACAGCACAGGAGTTAAGGATATGGGCCTGCCTTACGGATCGGGACAGGTGCATGAGCTTATTGAAGCAATCGAGCAAGGATGGATAAAAGTTCTCTATGTTGCTGGACTTGATCTATTTGACGCTGTTGTAGAAGATGACAAGGAAAGACTAACAAGAGCATTATCAAAACTTAATTTACTTGTTGTTCAGGACTATAAGCTTACTGAAACACTAAGACTAGCTCATGTAATACTGCCGGGTGTAAGCTCATACGAGAAAGACGGAACATTTACAAATGATAGAGGTCGCGTTCAGAGAATAAGAAAAGCAATAGACCCCCCTGGCACCGCTAAACCTGATTGGGAAATCCTAAGTCTAGTGGGACAGGTTTTGCAAAGAGAGAGTTTTAGCTATGACGATCCCTCGGAGATAATGGTCGATATAGCAAAAGACTTCAGCTCGTATCAAGGAATTAATTACGACAACATTGGAAGGCTCGGGGTTACCAGAGCCAATTAG